One genomic segment of Bacteroidales bacterium includes these proteins:
- a CDS encoding elongation factor G: protein MKTYSTDQIKNIALLGNAGAGKTTLVEAMLFEGGVIDRRGDVDHKNTVSDFHQIEQDNQTSMYSSVMYTEYNGKKINILDVPGADDFVGGTVSSLHVADTGVILINAQNGIEVGTEIHSRWLEKFNKPAVVVVNKCDHDHANFDKAFESIKDSLGANVVLAQYPVNAGPDFDSIVDIILFKLFKYPKEGGKPEVIDIPDSEMERAEELRNELIEKAAENDEALMELFFENDGLTEDEMRSGITAGVIARGMFPVFCMSAKRNMGVGRFMEFLTNVAPSTNEMGTFTTTDGTEVKCDAGGPTSIFVFKTAVESHIGEINFFKVVSGTVKEGDDLTNNTTRNKERLSQIFASQGKNREKVASMSAGDIGCTVKMKNTKTNHTLSSPNVSYVFDKIPFPEPKFRTAIKTLTEGDEEKLGEALTRINQEDPTVRIEYSKELKQIILSGQGEYHLNIVKWQLDNLFKVSTEFVAPRIPYRETITKAAQSDYRHKKQSGGSGQFGEVHMIIEPYTEGSEPKPMFKLNGKEYKMANRGVDTHQLSWGGKLEFVNCIVGGSIDARFLPAILKGIMEKLDEGPLTGSYARDIRVYVYDGKMHPVDSNEISFMLAGRNAFSKAFKEAGPKIMEPVYEVEVLVPSDYMGDVMSDLQGRRAIVQGMASEKGFEKITAKVPLAEMNKYSTALSSLTSGRAMYSMKFDEYAQVPGEIQDELLKAYAAEQDDD from the coding sequence ATGAAGACATACTCGACCGACCAGATTAAAAACATTGCCCTGCTTGGAAACGCCGGAGCAGGGAAAACCACACTTGTAGAGGCCATGCTTTTCGAAGGTGGTGTGATCGACCGCAGGGGGGACGTGGATCATAAAAATACCGTATCGGACTTCCACCAAATCGAACAGGATAACCAGACTTCGATGTATTCCTCTGTGATGTACACCGAATATAATGGCAAGAAAATCAACATTCTTGATGTTCCCGGAGCGGACGATTTCGTCGGAGGCACCGTGTCCAGCCTGCATGTGGCTGATACGGGCGTGATCCTGATCAACGCCCAGAATGGTATCGAGGTGGGGACTGAGATTCACAGCCGCTGGCTGGAAAAATTTAATAAACCGGCTGTGGTGGTGGTAAATAAGTGTGACCACGATCATGCCAACTTTGACAAGGCTTTTGAAAGCATCAAGGACAGCCTGGGAGCGAATGTTGTTCTGGCCCAGTACCCGGTGAATGCCGGCCCCGATTTTGACTCTATCGTGGATATTATTCTCTTCAAGTTATTTAAATATCCCAAAGAGGGTGGAAAGCCTGAGGTTATTGATATTCCGGATTCAGAAATGGAACGTGCGGAAGAGCTGCGTAACGAACTGATCGAAAAAGCTGCCGAAAATGATGAGGCGCTGATGGAACTCTTTTTTGAAAACGACGGTCTCACCGAAGATGAGATGCGTTCCGGAATCACTGCCGGTGTTATTGCACGAGGCATGTTCCCCGTTTTCTGTATGTCGGCCAAACGCAACATGGGTGTGGGACGTTTTATGGAATTCCTGACCAATGTGGCTCCTTCGACCAACGAAATGGGGACTTTTACGACCACGGACGGGACCGAGGTCAAATGTGATGCCGGTGGCCCCACTTCCATCTTTGTTTTTAAGACCGCTGTGGAGTCTCATATCGGGGAGATCAATTTCTTCAAAGTGGTTTCGGGCACTGTCAAGGAGGGAGACGATCTGACCAACAACACCACCCGGAACAAGGAACGCCTTTCGCAAATCTTTGCCTCCCAGGGCAAAAATCGTGAGAAGGTTGCCAGCATGTCGGCCGGAGATATTGGCTGTACCGTGAAGATGAAGAATACCAAAACCAACCATACACTAAGTTCTCCCAATGTATCTTATGTGTTTGACAAGATCCCTTTCCCGGAGCCCAAGTTCAGGACCGCCATCAAGACCCTGACGGAAGGAGACGAGGAGAAGCTGGGCGAGGCGCTGACCAGAATCAACCAGGAGGATCCTACCGTCCGGATTGAATACAGCAAGGAGCTGAAACAGATTATTCTTTCCGGCCAGGGCGAGTACCACCTCAATATTGTTAAGTGGCAGCTTGACAACCTCTTTAAGGTGTCGACCGAATTTGTGGCGCCCAGGATTCCCTACCGGGAGACCATCACCAAAGCGGCCCAGAGCGACTACCGTCACAAGAAGCAGTCGGGAGGTTCCGGGCAGTTTGGCGAGGTGCATATGATCATCGAACCTTATACGGAAGGCAGCGAGCCTAAACCCATGTTCAAGCTGAACGGGAAAGAGTATAAAATGGCCAATCGCGGAGTGGACACCCACCAGTTAAGCTGGGGTGGTAAACTGGAGTTTGTAAACTGTATTGTGGGCGGATCGATCGATGCCCGTTTCCTCCCCGCTATCCTGAAAGGGATCATGGAGAAACTGGATGAGGGACCGCTTACAGGTTCTTACGCCCGTGATATCCGCGTCTATGTCTATGACGGCAAAATGCACCCGGTGGACTCCAATGAGATCTCCTTTATGCTGGCAGGCCGGAACGCTTTCAGTAAAGCCTTTAAAGAGGCCGGTCCGAAAATCATGGAGCCGGTTTACGAAGTGGAGGTGCTGGTACCTTCCGACTACATGGGTGATGTGATGAGCGACCTGCAGGGACGCCGTGCCATCGTACAGGGAATGGCCAGTGAGAAGGGTTTTGAAAAGATCACGGCCAAGGTGCCCCTGGCAGAGATGAACAAATACTCCACCGCGCTGAGCTCACTGACCAGCGGCCGTGCCATGTACTCGATGAAGTTTGACGAGTATGCGCAGGTACCGGGAGAGATCCAGGACGAGCTGCTGAAAGCCTACGCTGCTGAACAGGACGATGATTAA
- the rpsL gene encoding 30S ribosomal protein S12, which produces MPTIQQLVRKGRKKLNDKSKAPALDSCPQRRGVCVRVYTTTPKKPNSAMRKVARVRLTNQKEVNAYIPGEGHNLQEHSIVLIRGGRVKDLPGVRYHLIRGALDTSGVEGRTQRRSKYGTKRPKKK; this is translated from the coding sequence ATGCCCACGATTCAGCAATTAGTTCGTAAAGGCCGGAAGAAACTGAACGACAAGAGCAAGGCTCCTGCCCTGGATTCATGTCCCCAGAGGCGCGGTGTATGTGTGCGTGTTTACACCACCACGCCCAAGAAGCCAAACTCAGCCATGCGTAAGGTGGCAAGGGTTCGCCTGACCAACCAGAAGGAGGTCAATGCCTATATCCCGGGTGAGGGACACAACCTCCAGGAGCACAGTATTGTGCTGATCCGTGGTGGCAGGGTGAAGGACCTTCCGGGTGTCAGGTATCACCTCATTCGTGGTGCCCTGGATACCTCAGGGGTGGAAGGCCGTACCCAGCGAAGAAGTAAATATGGTACCAAAAGACCCAAGAAGAAATAG
- the rpsG gene encoding 30S ribosomal protein S7: MRKTKPKKRILLPDPRFQDPYVTQFVNNMMLDGKKSIAYDIFYKAMDLVDARTKEEGKTALDIFKQALDNITPQVEVKSRRVGGATFQVPMEVRNERKTSISMKNMILFARKRPGKSMAEKLAAETIAAYNNEGGAYKKKEDTHRMAEANKAFAHFRF, translated from the coding sequence ATGAGGAAGACAAAACCAAAGAAGCGAATTTTACTGCCCGATCCAAGATTCCAGGATCCCTATGTAACGCAGTTTGTAAACAATATGATGCTCGACGGTAAGAAGAGCATTGCCTACGATATTTTCTATAAAGCCATGGACCTGGTTGACGCCAGGACCAAGGAAGAAGGGAAAACAGCCCTGGATATTTTCAAGCAGGCGCTGGATAACATCACCCCCCAGGTAGAAGTAAAAAGCCGCAGGGTTGGTGGAGCCACCTTTCAGGTTCCCATGGAAGTAAGAAACGAGCGTAAGACCTCCATTTCCATGAAGAACATGATTCTTTTTGCCCGTAAACGTCCGGGTAAATCGATGGCGGAAAAACTGGCAGCCGAGACCATTGCTGCATATAACAATGAAGGTGGTGCTTATAAGAAAAAAGAAGATACGCACCGCATGGCAGAAGCCAATAAGGCTTTCGCCCATTTTAGGTTCTAA
- the fusA gene encoding elongation factor G, producing MSPDLKHTRNIGIMAHIDAGKTTTTERVLFYTGITHRIGEVHDGAATMDWMVQEQERGITITSAATTTFWKHNDKEFKINIIDTPGHVDFTVEVERSLRVLDGAVAVFCAVGGVEPQSETVWRQADKYKVPRLAFINKMDRVGSDFFGVVQEISDKLGSNPVPMQIPIGSEENFRGIVDLIERKAIVWKEDETLGMKYEYCEIPEDMVETVEEWREKLVEAVCVSDDDLLNKFLEDRDSISVDEFMSYARRATINMNIVPVLCGSAFKNKGIQRMLDAICDLLPSPMDVGAVRGIDPRNDQVITREPNDDEPLTGLVFKIATDPFVGRLAYVRVYSGKLQEGVMIYNNRTEKKERISRIYQMHANKQNPKKEIGAGDICAVVGLKELRTGDSITSVGKPMILEAIEFPEPVIGIAIEPKTQADIDKLGIALNKLAEEDPTFQIRSDVDSGQTTINGMGELHLEILMDRLKREFKVECNVGAPQVNYKEALTTEVKHREVFKKQTGGRGKFADIEVFIGPAEDGTKGLDFKNEIRGGNIPREYVPSVEKGFTNAMFNGPLAGFPLEGMKVRLTDGSFHSVDSDQLSFEICARQAFKHAAAKAGPVMLEPIMSVEVVTPEEYMGDVISDLNKRRGQVEGMDSKAGARVIKAKVPLSEQFGYVTVLRTLSSGRASSTMEFSHYEQMPPNLSREVLEKVTGKSL from the coding sequence ATGAGCCCAGATTTAAAACATACTAGGAATATCGGGATCATGGCACACATCGATGCCGGGAAAACTACCACCACAGAACGCGTATTGTTCTATACGGGTATCACCCACCGCATCGGTGAAGTCCATGACGGAGCCGCTACAATGGACTGGATGGTACAGGAGCAAGAGCGCGGTATCACCATTACATCAGCAGCCACAACCACTTTCTGGAAGCACAACGACAAGGAGTTCAAGATTAATATTATTGATACTCCGGGACACGTTGACTTCACTGTAGAGGTGGAACGTTCGTTGCGGGTGCTGGATGGTGCCGTGGCAGTATTCTGTGCCGTCGGGGGTGTTGAGCCTCAGTCGGAGACCGTCTGGCGCCAGGCCGATAAGTACAAAGTTCCCCGTCTGGCCTTTATCAATAAGATGGACCGTGTGGGCTCCGATTTCTTTGGAGTTGTTCAGGAGATCAGCGATAAACTGGGCTCCAACCCCGTACCCATGCAAATCCCCATCGGCTCTGAAGAGAATTTCAGAGGGATCGTCGATTTGATCGAGCGTAAGGCCATCGTCTGGAAAGAGGATGAGACTCTGGGGATGAAATACGAGTACTGCGAGATTCCGGAGGACATGGTTGAAACAGTGGAAGAGTGGAGAGAGAAGCTGGTAGAGGCCGTCTGTGTTTCCGATGATGATCTGCTGAATAAATTCCTGGAAGACAGGGATTCCATCAGTGTGGATGAGTTTATGTCCTATGCCCGCAGGGCGACTATCAATATGAATATCGTTCCGGTCCTGTGTGGATCGGCCTTTAAGAATAAAGGGATCCAGCGAATGCTGGATGCCATCTGTGATCTCCTTCCCAGTCCCATGGATGTGGGTGCTGTCAGGGGAATTGATCCCAGGAACGATCAGGTGATCACCAGGGAACCCAATGATGATGAGCCTCTGACCGGACTGGTGTTCAAGATTGCCACCGATCCTTTCGTAGGACGTCTGGCCTATGTCCGCGTTTACTCCGGGAAACTGCAGGAGGGGGTGATGATTTATAACAACCGTACGGAAAAGAAGGAGCGCATCAGCCGCATCTACCAGATGCATGCCAATAAGCAGAATCCCAAGAAGGAGATCGGAGCCGGAGATATTTGTGCGGTAGTTGGTTTGAAGGAGCTCCGAACAGGAGACAGCATCACTTCGGTGGGCAAACCCATGATTCTGGAAGCCATTGAATTTCCCGAGCCGGTTATTGGAATCGCGATTGAGCCCAAAACCCAGGCCGATATCGATAAGCTGGGCATTGCCCTGAATAAACTGGCAGAGGAGGATCCAACCTTCCAGATCCGCAGTGATGTGGATTCCGGGCAAACCACCATCAACGGCATGGGCGAGTTACACCTGGAGATCCTCATGGACCGTCTGAAGCGCGAGTTCAAGGTGGAATGTAATGTAGGAGCCCCTCAGGTCAATTATAAGGAGGCCCTGACCACCGAGGTGAAGCACCGTGAAGTCTTTAAGAAGCAGACCGGCGGACGTGGCAAGTTTGCCGATATCGAAGTATTTATCGGTCCGGCCGAAGATGGCACCAAGGGACTCGATTTTAAAAATGAGATCAGGGGAGGAAATATCCCCAGGGAGTATGTCCCCTCGGTGGAAAAAGGTTTTACAAATGCCATGTTCAACGGTCCGCTTGCAGGATTCCCCCTGGAGGGAATGAAAGTGCGGCTGACCGATGGCTCCTTTCATTCGGTCGATTCCGATCAACTCTCCTTTGAGATTTGCGCACGCCAGGCCTTTAAGCATGCCGCTGCCAAAGCCGGTCCGGTGATGCTGGAGCCCATCATGTCTGTGGAGGTGGTCACCCCCGAAGAGTATATGGGCGATGTGATCTCGGACCTGAACAAGAGACGCGGACAGGTGGAAGGGATGGATTCCAAGGCAGGAGCCAGGGTCATTAAGGCCAAGGTGCCCCTGTCGGAGCAGTTCGGTTATGTAACCGTGCTCAGGACACTTTCTTCAGGACGGGCCAGTTCCACGATGGAATTCAGCCATTACGAGCAGATGCCACCCAACCTGTCCAGGGAGGTATTAGAAAAAGTAACAGGAAAAAGTTTATAA
- the rpsJ gene encoding 30S ribosomal protein S10, with protein sequence MSQKIRIKLKSYDHNLVDKSAEKIVKTVKSTGAVVSGPVPLPTHKRVYTVLRSPFVNKKSREQFQLSSFKRLLDIYSSTPKTIDALMKLELPSGVEVEIKV encoded by the coding sequence ATGAGTCAGAAGATTAGGATTAAATTGAAGTCATACGATCACAACCTCGTTGATAAATCGGCCGAGAAGATTGTAAAGACAGTAAAGTCCACCGGAGCTGTGGTTAGCGGACCCGTTCCACTACCCACCCACAAGCGGGTGTACACAGTGCTGAGGTCTCCCTTCGTAAATAAGAAATCCAGGGAGCAGTTCCAGTTAAGCTCGTTTAAAAGGCTGCTGGATATTTACAGTTCCACTCCCAAGACCATTGATGCACTCATGAAATTGGAGTTGCCCAGTGGAGTGGAAGTAGAAATCAAAGTCTAA
- the rplC gene encoding 50S ribosomal protein L3 — protein sequence MPGLIGKKIGMTSIFDKDGKNIPCTVIQAGPCTVTQVKTVETDGYAAVQLAFDDKKVKNTPKAEQGHFSKANATPKKKVIELKGFVKNWKAGDVITVDYFHDDIWLDVSGLSKGKGFQGVVKRHNFAGVNDATHGQHNRMRAPGSLGASSYPSRVFKGMRMGGQTGNKKVKILNLRVMKIVPENNLLILKGSVPGSNGSYLIIEK from the coding sequence ATGCCAGGATTAATTGGTAAGAAAATTGGAATGACTTCCATTTTCGACAAAGACGGAAAAAACATCCCCTGTACGGTGATACAGGCCGGACCCTGCACAGTAACGCAGGTTAAGACCGTTGAGACTGATGGTTATGCTGCAGTTCAGCTGGCTTTTGACGATAAGAAAGTGAAGAATACCCCCAAGGCTGAACAGGGCCATTTTTCTAAGGCAAATGCCACGCCGAAGAAGAAGGTCATTGAACTGAAGGGTTTTGTAAAGAACTGGAAAGCGGGTGACGTAATCACCGTGGACTATTTTCACGATGACATCTGGCTCGATGTATCCGGTTTGTCCAAAGGAAAAGGATTTCAGGGGGTGGTGAAGCGTCACAACTTTGCAGGTGTGAACGATGCCACTCACGGTCAGCATAACCGGATGCGCGCCCCGGGTTCCCTGGGTGCCTCTTCCTACCCGTCCAGGGTATTCAAGGGCATGCGCATGGGAGGCCAGACCGGGAATAAGAAGGTGAAAATTCTTAACCTGCGTGTGATGAAGATTGTTCCCGAGAACAATCTGCTTATTCTGAAAGGTTCTGTTCCCGGATCTAATGGTTCATATTTAATTATAGAGAAGTGA
- the rplD gene encoding 50S ribosomal protein L4 — translation MELEVMNISGESTGKKVKLSEEIFGIEPNDHAIYLDVKQIMNNKRQGTHKTKERGEIRGSRKKIKRQKGTGTARFGDIKNPLFRGGGRIFGPRPRTYGGKLNRKVKELARKSALAYKVKNKQMMVVEDFNLETPKTSEFAAIRKNLKLDDKKSVFVISERNNNVYLSSRNLRNSKVVTLTELNTYEIMNASALCFVESSLDVLQKNA, via the coding sequence ATGGAATTAGAGGTAATGAATATATCCGGCGAGAGCACCGGAAAAAAGGTCAAACTGAGCGAGGAGATCTTCGGAATTGAGCCCAATGATCATGCCATCTATTTGGATGTGAAGCAGATCATGAACAATAAGCGCCAGGGTACGCACAAAACAAAGGAGCGTGGTGAGATCCGGGGAAGTCGCAAGAAGATCAAGCGTCAGAAGGGAACCGGTACTGCACGTTTTGGTGATATCAAGAACCCTCTGTTCAGAGGTGGCGGACGTATATTTGGTCCCAGGCCCAGGACTTACGGGGGTAAGCTGAACCGCAAAGTGAAGGAACTGGCCCGCAAATCTGCCCTTGCCTACAAAGTGAAAAACAAGCAAATGATGGTTGTGGAGGACTTCAACCTGGAGACCCCAAAAACCAGTGAATTTGCTGCCATTCGGAAAAACCTGAAACTGGACGACAAAAAGTCGGTTTTCGTCATCAGCGAAAGAAATAATAATGTATATTTGTCGTCGCGAAATTTACGGAATTCAAAAGTCGTAACTCTCACAGAATTAAATACATACGAAATTATGAATGCTTCGGCGCTCTGTTTCGTTGAGAGTTCACTTGACGTTCTGCAAAAGAATGCTTAA
- the rplW gene encoding 50S ribosomal protein L23 produces the protein MNILIKPIVTEKMTAQGEDFNRYGFVVAKDANKLQIKQAVEELYEVKVAEVNTMRYAGKRKQRYTKSGISVGKTSSYKKAVVTLAEGEVIDFYSNI, from the coding sequence ATGAATATTTTAATTAAGCCCATAGTAACCGAAAAGATGACCGCCCAGGGGGAGGACTTCAACAGGTATGGTTTCGTTGTAGCGAAAGATGCTAACAAGCTGCAGATCAAGCAAGCAGTGGAAGAACTTTACGAAGTGAAAGTAGCGGAAGTGAACACCATGAGGTATGCCGGAAAGCGCAAGCAACGGTACACAAAGAGTGGCATCTCAGTGGGCAAAACCTCTTCCTATAAAAAGGCAGTGGTTACCCTGGCCGAAGGTGAAGTAATTGATTTTTACAGCAACATTTAA
- the rplB gene encoding 50S ribosomal protein L2 — MAIKKYNPTTPGQRFKEISANDDLTPGVKPEKSLLRPIKKSGGRNNTGKMTMRYLGGGHKKRYRLIDFKRDKDNMEATVKSIEYDPNRSARIALVSYADGEKRYILAPEKLQVGQKVISGDSVAPELGNTLTLANIPLGTDIHNIELKPGKGGMLARSAGSYGTLTSRDGKYAIIKLPSGESRMVLTSCRATIGVTSNGDHGLEKSGKAGRSRWKGRRPRVRGVAMNPVDHPMGGGEGRASGGHPRSRNGMPAKGFKTRSKKKYSDRYIVEKRKSKK, encoded by the coding sequence ATGGCAATTAAGAAGTATAATCCCACAACCCCGGGCCAGCGATTTAAGGAAATCTCTGCCAATGATGATCTGACCCCGGGCGTTAAGCCGGAGAAATCCCTGCTCAGGCCCATCAAGAAAAGTGGCGGTCGAAACAATACCGGTAAAATGACCATGCGTTATCTGGGTGGCGGTCACAAGAAGAGATATCGCCTGATAGACTTCAAGCGGGACAAGGACAATATGGAGGCTACCGTAAAGAGCATCGAGTATGATCCCAACCGCTCTGCAAGGATTGCGCTGGTAAGCTATGCCGATGGGGAGAAGCGGTACATCCTGGCTCCTGAGAAGCTTCAGGTCGGACAGAAGGTTATATCGGGCGACTCCGTGGCACCCGAACTGGGCAACACACTTACTCTGGCCAATATCCCGCTGGGAACAGATATACACAACATTGAGCTGAAGCCTGGTAAAGGCGGTATGCTTGCAAGAAGTGCCGGCTCTTACGGAACACTAACATCCAGGGATGGGAAATATGCCATCATCAAGCTGCCTTCGGGCGAATCCAGGATGGTCCTCACCAGCTGCCGCGCCACCATTGGGGTTACCTCCAACGGCGACCATGGATTGGAGAAGTCCGGTAAGGCAGGCCGTTCACGCTGGAAGGGACGCCGCCCCCGCGTACGTGGTGTGGCTATGAACCCGGTCGATCACCCCATGGGTGGTGGTGAAGGCCGTGCTTCGGGAGGACATCCCCGTTCCAGGAACGGAATGCCGGCCAAAGGGTTTAAAACCCGTTCCAAGAAGAAGTATTCCGACAGATACATAGTTGAAAAGAGAAAATCAAAAAAATAG
- the rpsS gene encoding 30S ribosomal protein S19, with protein MSRSLKKGPFIDFKLEKRVLDMNDSGKKSVIKTWSRRSVISPDFVGHTIAVHNGNKFIPVYVTENMVGHKLGEFAPTRMFRGHGGKQR; from the coding sequence ATGAGCCGTTCACTGAAAAAAGGACCATTTATCGATTTCAAGCTGGAGAAGCGAGTTCTGGATATGAACGATTCCGGAAAGAAATCAGTGATCAAAACCTGGTCGAGGAGGTCTGTGATTTCTCCAGATTTTGTGGGCCATACCATTGCTGTTCATAACGGAAACAAGTTTATTCCGGTGTATGTAACAGAGAACATGGTAGGGCACAAATTAGGCGAATTTGCACCTACCCGGATGTTCAGGGGTCATGGTGGAAAGCAGCGATAA